One Danio rerio strain Tuebingen ecotype United States chromosome 7, GRCz12tu, whole genome shotgun sequence genomic window, ttggagCTATTTGGATACCagtgctaaattgatacttttaaagaTTAGGGTGACAAAATGGATGCTTTTGAGCCACAAAACCGACTCCCTCTAAGTCAaatccctcaaagttgtttagaattaaattttTCATAGAATTTAGAATTTAAATGTTTCAAGAATTCAcgcttaaatatttaatttcattttcagcttagtccttttattaatccagggtcgctacagtggaatgaaccgccaacttatccagcatatgttttatgcagcggatgcccttccagctgcaacccagtactgagaaacatccatgcatacccattcacacacatacactatgggcatatttgccttcccaattcacctatagcgcatgtctttggacttgagggaaactgaagcacccagagaaaaccaacgcaaacacagggagaacatgcaaactctacacagaaatgccaactgacccagccaaggtttaaaccagcgacgttcttgctgtgaggtgattgtgctactcactgctccACCAACACTTAGATATGTTTGGCATTAACAGcaaatttggcatgctgtcctggtagagaaccctgagctcagagacaattgagcccaaggctcccaccTGTCAATAAGCAGGTGGTGCAATATCAGGTAAGtatcgagagctccccctggaaAAGGAGATGGGGTGAaagaggggattcttccaaaaacaAAGATAAGGCAATAGGGTGAAATCTGtctatttattgtaagcttgaATCAATCTGATTGGGTTATTACTGATTATGTCAgtatatcatgtgctcctctagaaattagtttataaaacttcacttcGAGATGATAGGACACAAACCTTGATGCTTCTTATATCCTTGTCGCAACAATAGTGGAACCAAAATTAGGCAGTGAAATTCATATGCCAATAATGGCACTGGGTTTCAGTACCTAACCCtttgaataacaggtaataaagttgtaaataatgttcagtgttCAGCACAGAGAGATTATTTCGCTTCCTAAAATCTCAGTGCATCCTGAGCAGGCACTggtaataattataatttgttttaaacatgtttttttttatctcaaaagTAATGGCACCCACTGACTTCCAACATAGGGACACCAGAGGACAATTGTTATCATCTAAAAATATGTTCTGCTGAAGAGAAATAAATTCATCAACATTTTGGATGGCCCGAGGgggaataaataaactaatttttcatttttgagtgaactattcctttaaacttACAGGTGACAGCTAGTAGTGGAGATTAAGTGGTGGTTATGTGTGATTTCGGAAATTATGATCCCAATACAGCTCTATAGTCCTGTTAATTTGGAAGACAACTTATTAAAACATTCTCCATAACAACAGCAAgcaaaaacctttaaaacaaGTTTATTAGAGAATACGCTAAATAGTAACAAACTGAAAAGCATTGGCATTTctatgaaaattatatatatttatttataaaaagaaaactttCATGTGACATCCAAGGCCTTGTGTGCTCCATACACGTGCCAGTCCTCCACTGAGCAGGTTAATGCATGAAGGCTGGAGAACTGTTtcttgtaataaataatatatacacagTCCTCCTCGCTGTGTGCCCCATCTTCAATTCTTTTCATCTTTCCCATCAACCAGCAATTCAATTTCGTTTTGTCCTCCAGCTGGATTTCACTCTGCTGCATTAGACCCAGTGTCTATGAAACAGAAACACATTGGATTAGATGGATTTCTTTACAACACCTCAAAGTATGAAAAAgcagaaaataataaatcaatattttctcAGTCTTACTTTTGCCATCACATGCTACAATTTTCACTTTGTCCACCTTGACCAGGTCTGTCACTTCCCGGAATTCAACGTCATTCAACACAAACGTCCAGACGTTATCACAGAACCTGTATGTGTTCAGAGATCCCTGCAGATGAAGCAAAGAGCAGTGATTTTTACACTTCATGTTCGGTTATATGGGAGTGATTTCGATCTGTACCAAAATAGAAAACGATACACTTAGTCCTGGTTTACATCACATTTATGATGTTATTTAAAGCCATACCCAAAGATACAAAAACAAAGCAGCATCaataatgtgaattttgtgaCTGAACTGATCTTACAGGGCTAATTGCTAGATGTTGGTCCATGTGATAGTACTTTTAATCGGCCAAACACTTGTGATGAGCTCGTAAATGTGTAAGGGAGTCAAAACAGTACCAGAAACTTTCCTGATCACACACTAATGAAGATCTGCTGCAGATCTTATTTTGCTTCTGATGAGCAGTGTTGGGCACGTCCAATTAAAAGAGTAATTATAGTTAATAGTCACTTTTCCCAAATAATAACggagttacataattataaaagtaactaattaccaagGAAAGTAATTATTGTGGTACTttaataaaaatcttattttcgtcaaatgactataaaataaatataaaacattgaacACTAATCTACACCATTATAATGGtgttgtgggacaatgtgagagacaacAGCAGCATGTCCTCAACTATATATCTAGATATTCTTTTGTTTAATTCTGTCTGAGAAATAAGTGTTTGTGGTGgagaaaaattaagttttattttctttGACATGTTGGCTTCGTCTCAGAGCTCTGGTCGTCACCTGCGTAGGCATGTGACAACACGAGGTGCATTGTTAGATCAGAAGTACTTGACACCAACAAAgagagactcttttttttttcttgggcaTAAGTTGCACGATACATAAACATTCTTGTCTTTCATCAAAAAATGGGGGAAAAGTAGTGCTTATATTTCCAGTTTGCAAAAGCTGCTtttgaacttgttggatttgccatAATTCTAAATCCTGATCGTTGGTGTGTGCGATTGACTGTGTGTCCATTCAATTTTAATGGTCATTGCACATATAGTGAGCAAAAAAACTGGTAGACATGAGGAATCTATGCTTTAAAGTTATCTACttacctgttttttttgttttgtttagacaAATTCTCTGTTCCATGTTGGCTTCATAATTTAGTCAAATCATTTTAGTGGTCTCGGTCTAATTGCTAAGTGACAACCAGGATTTAAAAAGCAGTGTTGACACTTCTTTAAATAAACTGGGCTTACCTAGCAGATGAAAGACTGtgtctgatttatttaaaatcaagTGTGAACAACAAACTGGTAAACAACTAGAGTCTAGACTACCTCATTAAATATCTCAGACATCCTGACAAATgctgtaatataatacaattctCGTAAAGTAATAGTTGACCCGAaccttaaaattctgtcatcatttacccacccTACACTTATTTCAACCCAGTTTGAGttaagttgaacacaaaagaagatatcacagggtttctgcaggtttcaacaagttaaatttaaagccgcctttccactgcacacaacaaatcgacacgactgtcggaatacacccccttgtggcagtcgcacacaCATTTAATTGTTGTAATGCACCATgggggagaagctgattctcagtgtccgaaataaaagagtgcaaaagcaagaggcTTTATTCTCTGTGAGTTTACATggtttattgaatgaatgaatactagaaactcacaGACCGCTAAAATAtaggagggaatgtggagacaacattacaaaatatatttttattactttctttctTACATttaagaacagattttttttaatatatagactttttataatttaaaaaataaccaaataaactcctatttctcatctcgcgtgcgcggacctgcttgtacaacactggaatacatcacatccggtctagtcgcaggagttcaaatatatcaacggatccgcagctcaattcggatccgaattttccacatacagagatgatcggaactccacgcagctcctggactgctctccattggaaattaatgacttccggtctgtcgcttgtcgtgtgcagtgaaaaGGAGGCTTAAGACTTTTAAGAGCATTATTAATTGAATCTTAGACTTATACAAGACTAAACGCTAAGAAatggaaaagattttcacttgccctatcaaaacATGATTGTAATTtagtacatttaataatacaataataataaggtcaggtcagtatcctcagcagtataCACagggagaacttttaaacaaatgttactgtaaggaaagtaattaaaacattatggcaaaaatgcaaattgtaaataaaaaattttattgacattaggattgttggtgattgtatgattgttaatggccagattgggtagctattaAGCATGGGACAATAACTGCATTTAAGGTATATCGCGGttaggaaaagtcaaggttttaaaacaatccaaaattttctgctataccgttcctaaggtataagtaagattttttttaaaattcactttatttaaaaaaatgtttagtacAACAGTATCTATAGCAGAAAAGATCTTCAAagttgccgttttaaattgtaaataaatctgtgtgttttaaacaaatgaagacagttGAAGTccataattcattttaattatttagcctgacatgtttacagctaaatattttaaatgtttctcaattAAAATATATTCTGTACAAAggggaaaatgttttgttttttacccagatatttaaaaagaatatattttagagcagttatcTCCATACCGTGAAacttatatccaaggttatcatactgttataatcttataccagcccatgcctagtagCTATACATGCACAAAGGATCATTAAGACctgtaaaaaagatttaagatttACAACACAAAACTTAagtggatttaagactttttaaggcctaaaattatgCTTTTGAGattgaagacattttaagaccctgcatgTATCCTGTATagtgaagaatgctggaaacctctAACAAATGACTTTAATGgttgaaaaaacaaataatataaatggaagtctatgaccACAGATTTCCAGGATTCCTCAGTATATCTCCTTTTGTATTAAACAAAACATGTCAAGTCAATGTTGAAAACAATTTCAGAATTTTCACATTCAcaactatcactttaaaaataTAAGTAATTCACTTGACTCACCCTAAAATTGACCCTGTTGCGGACCCGGTTGGCCAGCGCTGTGTTGATAGCTTTATCAAACTGTAAAAGCACTTGGAGAGCTAACTGTGGTGTGATCTGTTGGGTCTGTGGAAAGAGAAAAGTTACCTCATTGAAAGATGCATGTAGTTGTGGTCAAGTTTAATCTTCATTGTATTAAGTAaggtaaaataatcaataaaagacTTTACTGCGTGTATTAGTCTTCAATCTTAGAGTCAACATGTTTAGACAAAAACGTACATATTGAAGTAATAAACGATACATGTTGCATCTGTAATTATACCAAGACTGTTATGTTCTAAAATAtggcaatttaaaaacaaaactaaaccaaAATTGCACGTACAgctctaataaaacacacaaaaattgaATGTATCCTTTACTAGAGCAGTTCATTCATGACTGTTATGAGGAGCAGCTCAGTCACAAACACAGCTGGGGTTTGCTAACACTCAGTTACTTTACATTTACTTGCTAAacagatagataaataataatagatgCAATGCTAACATATAAAATGCTAAACTATTAAAGgtaaataactgaaaataaagtCGTCGTCTTTATCCCGTTATCTACAGTCTCTAAATCGCATCATTCTGCGCTGGCTAGCAATCAGGCTACATGACTTCTCTTAGATCCAGCAGTCTCACCTGAATAAGTTCATCAAGACTCTCCTGTAGGCTGTTTCCGAGCGTCGTGTTTCTGTAGAGTTGATATGCCATAGTGTATTATCAGCGCGAAGGCGaatgttctgtttaaaataacCGTAGGGCCGCCGCTGTTGCTTTGTGATTTGCCCGCTGGCTGAGCACTTCCTCAAAATCCAATCTCAGAGCGATCGCGCTACGGAAACACGAGAGGGACATACATCTCTTATCCTGCGAGTCCTACGAGGATAATAAATCATTGCTCCTTCAATTCCTCGTCGACttggaaaataaaaacacatttattttattactttatagaTTGTTTTAAAACTGATTTCCTTTTAAACAAAAGTTTTAGTGTGATTGGCATTATAATATAACTTTAGACAGccctcattttaaaataaaagaaagagagATATGTAATATAGTTGCAAAGATGATATCCTCATTATTGCTTATCATTATTTGTTTTACCTTCGTGTTatataaagaaagtaaagtcATAATTTGGCATGGAATAAGCCTAAAGAGATTCAAAGACTTAATGATTTTGTGTCAGTGTGGCGCCAGCAGATGGCAGCAGAAGAGCCCAGACATTATTGTTTCTGCAGACGGAGAATTTGTTACATTGTGACAAGGTTACATCCTGGTTACAACGCGTGAAACAAAGTAAACTCCGTATAATGTGTTGATGACTGACTACAACAGGTATTACACAGACATATGTTTGaacattactttatatttttatgtatgaataaataaatggttagTATGCTCACTTTGCTTAAGCTAAACACCAGACAATTGCATCTATTGTGTGGCCA contains:
- the gtf2a2 gene encoding transcription initiation factor IIA subunit 2 — encoded protein: MAYQLYRNTTLGNSLQESLDELIQTQQITPQLALQVLLQFDKAINTALANRVRNRVNFRGSLNTYRFCDNVWTFVLNDVEFREVTDLVKVDKVKIVACDGKNTGSNAAE